The Lolium rigidum isolate FL_2022 chromosome 2, APGP_CSIRO_Lrig_0.1, whole genome shotgun sequence genomic interval TTGTACAAATATGATAGAGTACAAAATCCAAAGTGCATATTTTGAATTTCTTCTGCTCTACCCACCCGTTTCACCTTGGGCCAGATAATATAGATGCTTGAGATGGAACTGAATATGTTGACGGATTATCTTGAACAAACATGAGTGAATTTGCATCAAAAGTCTGTATGCTAATCGCACCTTCTAATACCTTGATCACGATTGACATTGAAGGCCTTTGAATGCTGTCATGTTGTAGGCACCATATTGCGAGCTTCATCATTTGAACTACTTCCTCATGGTGTGAGACCATATCATCACTATGCTTGTCAATCAGATCAACCAATTGATCGTTTTGAGCTTTTTCTCGTAATAGATTTATGAGCTGAACATTCTCCTCGCGTTGGGAGTTGTCAATGTTTTTTCTTCCACTTATTATTTCCATGATGACAACTCCAAAGCTATAGACATCAACTTTTTCAGTGATCCGCGATGTCAACCATTCAGGTGCTAGATATCCAGGTGTTCCTCTCATCATAGTCACTACCTTGCTTTGATCCCTGTCTATCGGCTTGCACAGTCCAAAGTCAGCCACTTTGGCATTGAAGTTGTCGTCGAGGAGAATATTTTGGGGTTTGATATCCAAATGAGCAATTTTTCGCCTACACTCCTCATGAAGATAGCATAGGCCTTTGGCAATATCCAGAATGATACTGCAGCGTGTGCACCATTTAAGAGGGGCATTATTATCTTGGTAATAGATCCACCTGTCCAGCGACCCTCTTGACATATATTCATATACCAGAAGCCTCTCAGACTTTTCTACACAAAATCCAATCAGCCTGACAAGATTGATGTGCTCAATGCTACCAATAGTCTCGACCTCTGCCAAGAATTCTTTCTTTCCTTGTCTAGCGCTTTCTAGACGTTTCACTGCAACTCTGTTTTCACCCAATTTTCCTTCAAAAACTGATCCAAACCCACCTTCTCCAAGCTTCTTTCTGAACCCTTTTGTGCATTCGCTCAACTTCTCAAAAGAATACCTCGTTGGAATTCCATGGAATTGATCAAAATCAAATTCTTCATCTTGCAATTCATACTTTCTCCTCCTTTGTTTATAAAGAGCAACAACATTGATAAACAATACAAGAGCAGTAGCAGCACCAAGTGTAGCACCTAACATCACCTTCCTTTTGTTTTCATTAGAGGGGTTGCGCTGCACCTTCATTTTGTTTTCATTAGAGGAGCTAAGTTGCACCTTAATATAAGCAGAGGAGTTGTAATCATTATTAGGTTGTATTGATTTCAAGGAAAAGACCTTAGTCACCCACACACAATCTCCATGGGGAGCAATCCAGTTATACCTAATCAAAACGGCCATGCATGAACAATTCTTCAAGCAGGCTTGCTTACAGTCATCAGTGCTTGTTGCATTCATAGCCATGTGGCTGTCGTCGAAGTAAGAGATGTTGGGAAGGGTCAAGAGCCGATGGTGTCGCATTTCTTGACACGAGATTGGAGTTACTGGTGCGCAACCAAGATTTGGCTTCCGTTCATCCACTAGTTTGAAGTAGCTTGAACTTGAATCATTCTCAAGTGGACAGACACATTGCCCCTGTATGCATATACCATACTCCCCACAGACTGTTGGGTAATCACAAACATCCAACATGTACATTACATTAAATGCTATTATCCAGGCTTGACTAGACCATGACCATTCATACAGTCTCAGGTATCCATCTGAATCTAACCTCATGTACTGGATTGTGGATATAGCAGTTGGCAATGTAATACTACTAACATAATCTGGCCTTGGCTGCCCAAAGGTGGTGAGGCTTCCATTCATGAatgtagcctttgttggataATGTCCTATCTTGTTTTGTGCCATGAGATCCGAAAAGTAGCGCTGTGGTGGTGTGGATTCAACAAAAGCATATAATCCATCGGCTTGTACAGTGATATAGAAATGATTTGTTGCAAAAGTATTTGATGTGAGTCTCATACCTTCCACAAGTGACTGCCCAAGGACCAATGTGTCAGTAGGATGAGCAAAGGACTGCCACACAGTTGCCTTCTTGTGATCAAACAACACTAGATTGCCGATATCTGTGATCATCATGCCAGCTACAGATCGACCTGCACTATTGCTTGACCAGACGTGGCTACCATCAGCATCGCGGAGGACCAAGTTTCCATCTGTGGTGAATTCAAGGGTGGCATTCTCTTTGACAGGGCGATCCCGGTTTGCAGACCAGACAATCTGTTGAGTGATCAAGTCGGTGCTGCCAATGGATAACGCAAAAaggaacttgtcacaagcaaatgtCGATATAGAGGAGGCACAACAGAACCCTGCATCAATCCGAAGCTCAAAGTCAGAGTCAGATATAACATTAGTGCTGATGCTGCGGTCGAGGCCTTTGAAGAAAACGCCGCTGTTGATCCAAATTGTTGAGGGTTTGGCTATAGAAGAATATTTCGCGGCCTGTGCCATACGGAGCAGCGGTGTTGCAGCTTCAAGCACGAGGAAGAAGAGAATGACAGGACCCATGGCGCATGAAGCGGAAACTGCAATTGAATAAATATATCAGTTAGCGCAAGGAGGAAGCTAGCAAGTAACTCGAGATGAGCACCGCACCTGAGGAtacgcagacggagaagacgtgaTCACCGGAGAGATGACTGATCAGCTCAGCGAGGTACTTTGGAGTAGCTCTGGGATTTCCGGACATGTGATGCCGTGATGGTGTGATTAGTCCCAAAGTGCCCACTGGCTGAGTGACCGTGCGCTTGTGCCGACCCCAGTAAATTCAAGTCTCAGTCATTCGTCAACAGATCTCGGTTTCAGTGGGTTGGTCGTATGGGTTTACCGCTCGTTCCTGTTAGACGAGGAAGCAAACCATGATGTGCTGCATTTTACCAAAACTATTCATTGGTTTGAGTGGACTTGGGTCGGCCTAAGTTTCACCATCACAGATGATTTTCAGTAAAAGGTTTATGCTTTGTGCTGGTATTAGCAAAAGGATCTGAACAGGAGCCGTTTGCGATCTTATTGCCGACAGTTCTCCGGAGCTGTCCGCGATCACCGGGTAGCCTATACGGCTCTTGGTGGGGACTAACCTAAtaacatcggaaatggttcgcAGTGGAGGCAGTGATTCCTAATCTGAAGTTACATAGTACATCATCCCAACATCGGAACTAGAGAGAAATGGTCTAGGGTGGAATATGAGGTCAATGTCACGGTGAAGTGTTCATGTGCGCGTGTAAGCAATTCGAGCACACGGAGACGGGGATGCTCTGATGCCACTTCTCTATCTTTGTTTTCTTCTCCTGCCATATAGTGCATAATACTGTTCAATTTCAGGTGATGATCCACCTGGGCGTGCTTGAGATACCAAGGTTCCATATTGTGCCACGCTGGACAGCCGAGCGGATGAGCTGTTGGATGCATTGCAACAAGCAAGGAGTTAGCATAAGAAAAGGAGTAGACACAGGGGTCCGTTTTCGAAAAGAAGGATATCTTTTGAATCTTAAAGCCACTTAATTTTCCTTAGAAAATATGAAGAAACAAGACTTCCAAAGGGACCTTGGCATACACACTACATACTTTTCTTAGCCATGTGGTGTACCATCAAATTCATATGTCACAGAATAACAGACCAAGCCAGATTGCTCAACGCCCGGAGTAGTTCTGAGGTGTACGGCATGGGGTTAGATCCGATGCGGCGTGCTTGTGAAGATGATCGGTCCTACGAGCCCGTCATGAAGGGTATCGGTGAGCTGCAACGAGAACTATCTGCAATGAACGCAGCGGCGTCGGTGGGAGCCAAGGCGTCATCGCCTCCCGGATGTTTGAAGTCTGCCTTTAGGGCTGCAGTGCTTGACAAGGCTAAATCTGCATCGCTACTTGTACAGATGATGAAGGAAACCGAGCATGGAGCTCTGAATCTGTTGGATCTAGACATTCATCTTGATCAGAATGGCTCttgctccttttttttttctctgttaTCGTAAGCGAAGCGAAGTGTTATCGTCATCACGTCGCTGGATAACATATACTATTGTTTCACACGAGGACAAGTTCAGAGTTCCtaatagaaacaaaaaaaaaggatcaAGAGCCTGTTGACCCATGTGAACCAAGTTGGATTTAACAGAATTCAAAATCCCTTGCTCAATTTCCTTCCTCCAAGCATTCCAGGCCTCAGACTGACTTCAGACATCAGGCATCTGGGATACGATTTCTTGCATCCGATCCATATGCTTCATGGCGATCTCGAAggaccgatcatcacgagaagcaCGCCGCATTATCTTTATCCCCTTGTCATACAGCGCAAATCGCCTGCATCGCCAGCAAGTGTCTTTCTGTGGATGAGCGCGATGCATCCAACAGCGCAGCGGCTCGACTGTCCACCGTGGCACGATATGAGACCTTGGTATCTCGTGCACGCCCAGGTGGACCATGACCTGAAAATTGGATTCTCAGGGCAATGAGAGGAACACAACAGCAACGATGGACAGAAGATGATAATGCTAGAGAATTTGTTACCTTAACAGCATGGCAGCAGAGCATTCCCGTGTGCTCAAATTGCTTACACACACACATGAACGCTTCACCTTCTTCTCTGACATTGACCTCATATTCCACCCTAGACCATTTCTCTCTCGTTTCACTGTTGGGACACCATGCTTTGTACTTCAAATTAGGGATTACTGCCTCCACTACATAAGGTTCAGATTCGTATATGGTTTGTACAAACAGTTCGTACACAGCTCTTGTGTACACCTCGCTGGCATGCTTCTCTATTGGTAGATTTGTCCTCAGAACAACCTCATTCTGCACAAAGAAAAACAACAATTCATCATTAGTCTTTGCTCGTCTTAATGCCCATAGAAAAGATATTAATTCCCTGAAGTTAAGCTTACTATACTAGTACTCTTCTCCTCGAAATCGTCTTCCAGGTCTTGATCGGATCGCAGTTTCTCGTATTGTTTGACGAAAAGTTCCATTGAGCAATCCCATGGAACATATTCTTTTAGCAAGTGTCTCGCGCTCTCACACTTTTGTGTGCTAGTCTGTTTAGCACAGAATGTGTCGCTGAAGTATGCCTTAACCCACTTGTGCCGCACCTCATAGATTTGCATCAGAAATGGGTGATTCTCCAACCCATACTTCTGTAGCAGCATCTCCCATGCTCTTTCAAACTCATCAGTTGTCAACATGTCATTCAAAATTCTGTGGAATTCCACTCGAAACATACTTTCTTTTGTGTAATGAGAACCAAGGAAGTCCTTTGCCATGCCAAGGACCTGCCACTTGCACCATCTGTGTGTGGTGGATGGCAGTACCTCTTGTATGGCATCCTCAATTGCTCCGCATCGATCTACAAGGttttaaataaaacaaattaGATGACGGCGCTGCAGAAACAATATTGGGTAGGGAACGGTGTGTAAAAAGCAATCTGACCAGTTAGTATAGTTTGGGGCTGTTTCCCACCCATTAATTGGAAAAACTGGCTGAACACCCATTTGAAGCTGTCCACTTTCTCATCTGTCATCAACACCCCGCCAAGCAATATGGTCTCGAAGTTATTGTTGACTCCAACAAAAAGGCCAAATGGTATTTCATACATGTTTGATCGGTAGGTGGTATCGAAGGTAATCACATCGCCAAAGGAGTGGTAGTGAGTGGAGTTCTGGATACTGGTCCAGAGTAGCGTCGTTACTCTACAGTCATTATCAATCTGAAAAGTATAATTAAACAGTGGATCCTTTACTCTGATCTTGGTAAAGGTTTCCATGGTGTTCCTAAAATCATCAAACTGTGGATTCTCTGCTCCAATTTCAGCAATGACTGGCACATTGTTTTCTCTTAGTTGGCGGATCAAGTCCCTCGTGTTCTTGTTGATACTAGTATGAGACCGCCAGGATAACTTCTCTTTACACGCCCTGGAAAGTGTGTGATTATGCCCAACTTGATGTTCGCACACGTACCATCCACTGTCTGTGGATCTCAGCAAACGAATCGATGCCGTGCATTCACAGCTGAGGGGTGAATTGTTGTACTTGGTTGGTTTCCCCTGTAGAAGATAATATTTTCAGAACGCTGGTATTGAGTACAACCGAAAAAAATAATCAAAAGTACAACCTTACAGGGAAGGATAAATTTCATACCTCACACGCACAAACAAATTTCTGCATGCATTTACTTCCTTGAGAATCCAGACTGCTCTCGCCGTACCTAATTCCAAAACCAGATTCCCAGGAATAAATGTTGTAGATCTCATAGGCCTCGCCAAGAGAAACAAAGCTACTCCCCAACTTTGGATTGACCACGGCCTCAGTTTTCCTTTTGGCGAACCCAGCAATCGCCTTCACCAGTGCGCTAACATGTTCTTCTCCTGGCTGCGCcctacaatttttttttgtcagCACCTAGTTAGATATGCAGAGATCTGTAGTAAGTTGATCGATGGAATTGGAATTCCTTAATTTGCACCATCTGGACAGGACAAAACAGAATATGTATCTACGACCTGGTTGTGACTATCAATCAATAGGAGTACTGAGCACATGCACTGGATTGGCATTGTAGTATCTATGAAGATCGACCAATGCTTTAGTTCATAATGATTTGCCAAAAACTTGCAATAGGCAAGTAGAGTTTGattcagaaagaaagaaaaaattggGCACACATCTAAACCCTAACCCCCAAATCGTTGGGCTACTGATGCAGCAGGCAGTAGCGCCTCG includes:
- the LOC124693593 gene encoding protein FAR-RED IMPAIRED RESPONSE 1-like codes for the protein MKEKGSKPHAQAAAAAAVPHPRAQPGEEHVSALVKAIAGFAKRKTEAVVNPKLGSSFVSLGEAYEIYNIYSWESGFGIRYGESSLDSQGSKCMQKFVCACEGKPTKYNNSPLSCECTASIRLLRSTDSGWYVCEHQVGHNHTLSRACKEKLSWRSHTSINKNTRDLIRQLRENNVPVIAEIGAENPQFDDFRNTMETFTKIRVKDPLFNYTFQIDNDCRVTTLLWTSIQNSTHYHSFGDVITFDTTYRSNMYEIPFGLFVGVNNNFETILLGGVLMTDEKVDSFKWVFSQFFQLMGGKQPQTILTDRCGAIEDAIQEVLPSTTHRWCKWQVLGMAKDFLGSHYTKESMFRVEFHRILNDMLTTDEFERAWEMLLQKYGLENHPFLMQIYEVRHKWVKAYFSDTFCAKQTSTQKCESARHLLKEYVPWDCSMELFVKQYEKLRSDQDLEDDFEEKSTSINEVVLRTNLPIEKHASEVYTRAVYELFVQTIYESEPYVVEAVIPNLKYKAWCPNSETREKWSRVEYEVNVREEGEAFMCVCKQFEHTGMLCCHAVKVMVHLGVHEIPRSHIVPRWTVEPLRCWMHRAHPQKDTCWRCRRFALYDKGIKIMRRASRDDRSFEIAMKHMDRMQEIVSQMPDV
- the LOC124688999 gene encoding G-type lectin S-receptor-like serine/threonine-protein kinase SD2-5: MGPVILFFLVLEAATPLLRMAQAAKYSSIAKPSTIWINSGVFFKGLDRSISTNVISDSDFELRIDAGFCCASSISTFACDKFLFALSIGSTDLITQQIVWSANRDRPVKENATLEFTTDGNLVLRDADGSHVWSSNSAGRSVAGMMITDIGNLVLFDHKKATVWQSFAHPTDTLVLGQSLVEGMRLTSNTFATNHFYITVQADGLYAFVESTPPQRYFSDLMAQNKIGHYPTKATFMNGSLTTFGQPRPDYVSSITLPTAISTIQYMRLDSDGYLRLYEWSWSSQAWIIAFNVMYMLDVCDYPTVCGEYGICIQGQCVCPLENDSSSSYFKLVDERKPNLGCAPVTPISCQEMRHHRLLTLPNISYFDDSHMAMNATSTDDCKQACLKNCSCMAVLIRYNWIAPHGDCVWVTKVFSLKSIQPNNDYNSSAYIKVQLSSSNENKMKVQRNPSNENKRKVMLGATLGAATALVLFINVVALYKQRRRKYELQDEEFDFDQFHGIPTRYSFEKLSECTKGFRKKLGEGGFGSVFEGKLGENRVAVKRLESARQGKKEFLAEVETIGSIEHINLVRLIGFCVEKSERLLVYEYMSRGSLDRWIYYQDNNAPLKWCTRCSIILDIAKGLCYLHEECRRKIAHLDIKPQNILLDDNFNAKVADFGLCKPIDRDQSKVVTMMRGTPGYLAPEWLTSRITEKVDVYSFGVVIMEIISGRKNIDNSQREENVQLINLLREKAQNDQLVDLIDKHSDDMVSHHEEVVQMMKLAIWCLQHDSIQRPSMSIVIKVLEGAISIQTFDANSLMFVQDNPSTYSVPSQASILSGPR